In Papio anubis isolate 15944 chromosome 20, Panubis1.0, whole genome shotgun sequence, the genomic window ttataaaaaggaaaaagaagcttAGTCCAACCTTACGTATTCCCCTATCCTCTCCTGCTGGTGATTCCTTAGGATGGGGGCTGACTGGGTTGACCCAGAGCCCAGAAGGGTTATCTCTGCCTCTTCCACCAGGAGGAGAAACCCTCAGGACCCAGCCCAGACATGCCGGCCACTGCAGAGCCCAGCTCCAGTGAGACTGACAAGGAGTTGTTGTCCCCGGCTGTGCCATCTGCcgccacctcctcctccatggCGGAGGAGCCGGGCCCTGAGCAGGCAGCCACACCACCAGTGTGGGAACGTGGAGGGCTTGGAGGGATGCAGCAgggctcctccccagccccagacAGCTGCCAGCCTGGCCCCGGACCCAGCCCTGGCCCGACCAGCATAGTCTCCGGGACCAGCGAGGACCTGCGGCCTCCCAGACGACGCCCACCTCCAGGTGATCTGTGATGGGACCTTCTGGGGAGTCACGGGCCCTGGAACAATAGAAGCAAGAAGTAGAGAATCTCTAACCTAAGGCCCTTTCTAGAGGGATGCCACTCATCATTTTACTGTGCTGCCAGTGGATGCCAGGCTGTGGCTCCAATGGTGAGCCTGGCCAATCCAGCCCCTGCACTGTGGCAGATCAGTTTGTTGTGGTAGGCAGAGAGTACAGGCCCCAGCATCATATTTGCTTCTCTGGGGCAGAGCCCTGGGGTCAGGGACAGCACTAGTGAGGAAGGGACCAGTGACCCCTGTTCTGTGCGTCCTGCAGGGAAGCAAATCCCTTGCTCCAGCCCTGGCTGCTCCCTCAGTTTTCCCAGCGTCCGTGACCTGGCACAGCATCTTCGAACCCACTGTCCGCCCACACAGTCCCTGGAAGGTAGGGCCAGGACCGGTAATGGGGAGGCAGGTTAGGGTGGGAAACAGGTGGAGCCCCTCGGAGCCAGCCTTGACCACCCCTTTCCACTCCTCTGTCTTCATCCTTAACCAGGCAAGCTCTTCCGCTGCTCAGCCCTGAGCTGCACCGAGACCTTCCCCAGCATGCAGGAGCTGGTGGCTCACAGCAAACTGCACTACAAGCCCAATCGCTACTTCAAGTGAGACCCTGACCTCTTGAGCTCCGCCCTGCCCTAGCCTCACCCTGTGTGTGGGCTCCaggccttcctcccttcctggtCAGGGTGTTGGAGGGCGGGATTTGATGTGGGTGGCCTTTTGGGGGAAGCCCCGCCCCTACATCGCTGGATGGGGCGGGGCATAAGTGGGCGTGGCTCCACCCCGCGAGGCGTTACCTCCCAAGTGGAAAACCGGTCTCCTAACTTAAAATTGAGACTTCTTTCCGGGTTTCCCCAGGAAACCAGCACCTGTAGTGGGCAGGAAGGGTCGCTGCCACGCTTGTACGGGAGCGGGGAGGCGATTGGTGCCCAGGCTCCGTTCCCACGCTCGAAGGGCGGGTGGCATTGCACAGAACCCTCTGTCTGGTCTCCCTggaggcccagcccagccctctgcCCACCCCCAGGTGTGAGAACTGCCTCCTGCGCTTCCGCACGCACCGCTCGCTCTTCAAACATCTACATGTTTGCGTGGAGAACGCGCAGAGCCCAgccccgccaccacccccggccctgGACCGAGAGCCGCCCGCGCCCGAGCGTCCCCCGGAGGTTGACCTCGCGTCAGCGCCGGGCCTGCCGTTCCCGCTGCTGGAACCTTTCACGACCCCCGCCCCTGCCGCCACCGGACCGTTCGTGCCCTACTTGATCCCTGCGCCCTTTGGCCTAAGCCCTCCGCGCCTGTGCCCCTTCCTGGCCGCTGCACCCGGGCCGCCGGCTTCCAGCGCCGCCGTCTGGAAAAAGAGCCAAGGTGAGTATGGGGGTGGGGGTCACCAGGAGGGTGAGCTGGCCTCGCCCCGACTCTGAACCTGACCCGCCCCTTTACCGCAGGTGCTGGCAGCAGCCCCCGAAGACCCCAGGGCGGCTCCGGCGCGCCCTCAGGTGCGTGCAGGTGACCACCAGGGAGGGGTGGAGGGGCTTTCCTGCGCCCTGCGGGGTCCGGTGGATACCAGGAGGGAACAGTGCCTATCCCTTTCCCAGGGGGCCACAAATGCCACCGTCCCGAAATACAGGATTTTTGCCTTAAAAATGACTGGCACCTGCGCCTTCATCTGCGCCGGCGTTCCCGTGTAAACCTTGCGCCCCTTTCACCGTTCACCTCGGAGCGGGCTTCTCCCCGGCGGTGGATCTGGGGATGGTAGTAGGGGACGCGGAAAAGCCAAGTTGGGTGCCCCCAACTCTGGGGGCAGACAGACCCGGGTGAAACTGAACCAGGCGCCCGGAAGCTGATGGGGGGTGGGAAAAGGTCCCACCCACCCTCGCCGGCGTCTTCCATCCTTGGCGCACGGGTCTTCTGGGTGGGGGAGCCCGGGACTGACCGGGTCCCGCCTGCCCGCAGGGCACGCGGCCCCGAGCCGCATCGTGTGGGAGCACACGCGCGGCCGCTACTCGTGCATGCAGTGCGCCTTCTCCACGGCCTCGCGGTCCGCCATGACCCTGCACCTGGAGGACCACCGCCCCAGCGCCCCCGCGGCCCCCGCGCCCGGGCCACCGCGCCCCGACGCCCCCGCGGGTAAGGCCGAGGAATGCGCGGGTGGAGAGGGGGGCGGGGGCCCAAGGCGCTGAGGCTCAGGCGCCCCCCTCCTCTGCCCCACCCAGATCCGGCCCCGCTTGCACCCAAGGTGTCGCCGCTGCTTTCAGAGGGGGAGCTTCCAGTGTTCTCGCAGCTCTGAACCCTGCCGCTTTCGGGGTGGCCCATGGGATGTGGGTAGTTTTGTCATTTGGAGGGGGCTGCAGGGAAGGGGGATTGGGGTGGACAATAAAGAAGGCGCCATGAGCCAGCCTGTGCTGTGTTCCCATCCCTTGCCCCCCCCCTCCAAAGTGCAGTGGGCTGGACCCCAGCAGTCATGGAGTGATCACATCTTGGGAGGACCACCTGGGTCCACAGGTGCAAGCCTCAGCCCACCTGTGTCCTATCTCCCCATCACCCCAATCCTGGGACCCAGGTCCCCAATACCCACTGTGGCACTGTTCTCCCTTGTCCGGAAACCAAATGGGATAGgactttccagttttcttttaagaagtcCTGGCTGgggccggttgcggtggctcacgcctgtaatcccagcactttgggaggcctaggcgggcggatcacgaggtcaggagatcgagaccatc contains:
- the ZNF414 gene encoding zinc finger protein 414 isoform X3; amino-acid sequence: MEEKPSGPSPDMPATAEPSSSETDKELLSPAVPSAATSSSMAEEPGPEQAATPPVWERGGLGGMQQGSSPAPDSCQPGPGPSPGPTSIVSGTSEDLRPPRRRPPPGKQIPCSSPGCSLSFPSVRDLAQHLRTHCPPTQSLEGKLFRCSALSCTETFPSMQELVAHSKLHYKPNRYFKCENCLLRFRTHRSLFKHLHVCVENAQSPAPPPPPALDREPPAPERPPEVDLASAPGLPFPLLEPFTTPAPAATGPFVPYLIPAPFGLSPPRLCPFLAAAPGPPASSAAVWKKSQGAGSSPRRPQGGSGAPSGHAAPSRIVWEHTRGRYSCMQCAFSTASRSAMTLHLEDHRPSAPAAPAPGPPRPDAPADPAPLAPKVSPLLSEGELPVFSQL
- the ZNF414 gene encoding zinc finger protein 414 isoform X1, producing the protein MEEKPSGPSPDMPATAEPSSSETDKELLSPAVPSAATSSSMAEEPGPEQAATPPVWERGGLGGMQQGSSPAPDSCQPGPGPSPGPTSIVSGTSEDLRPPRRRPPPGKQIPCSSPGCSLSFPSVRDLAQHLRTHCPPTQSLEGKLFRCSALSCTETFPSMQELVAHSKLHYKPNRYFKCENCLLRFRTHRSLFKHLHVCVENAQSPAPPPPPALDREPPAPERPPEVDLASAPGLPFPLLEPFTTPAPAATGPFVPYLIPAPFGLSPPRLCPFLAAAPGPPASSAAVWKKSQGAGSSPRRPQGGSGAPSGGHKCHRPEIQDFCLKNDWHLRLHLRRRSRVNLAPLSPFTSERASPRRWIWGWARGPEPHRVGAHARPLLVHAVRLLHGLAVRHDPAPGGPPPQRPRGPRARATAPRRPRGSGPACTQGVAAAFRGGASSVLAALNPAAFGVAHGMWVVLSFGGGCREGGLGWTIKKAP
- the ZNF414 gene encoding zinc finger protein 414 isoform X2, which encodes MPATAEPSSSETDKELLSPAVPSAATSSSMAEEPGPEQAATPPVWERGGLGGMQQGSSPAPDSCQPGPGPSPGPTSIVSGTSEDLRPPRRRPPPGKQIPCSSPGCSLSFPSVRDLAQHLRTHCPPTQSLEGKLFRCSALSCTETFPSMQELVAHSKLHYKPNRYFKCENCLLRFRTHRSLFKHLHVCVENAQSPAPPPPPALDREPPAPERPPEVDLASAPGLPFPLLEPFTTPAPAATGPFVPYLIPAPFGLSPPRLCPFLAAAPGPPASSAAVWKKSQGAGSSPRRPQGGSGAPSGGHKCHRPEIQDFCLKNDWHLRLHLRRRSRVNLAPLSPFTSERASPRRWIWGWARGPEPHRVGAHARPLLVHAVRLLHGLAVRHDPAPGGPPPQRPRGPRARATAPRRPRGSGPACTQGVAAAFRGGASSVLAALNPAAFGVAHGMWVVLSFGGGCREGGLGWTIKKAP